In Panicum virgatum strain AP13 chromosome 4N, P.virgatum_v5, whole genome shotgun sequence, a single window of DNA contains:
- the LOC120670045 gene encoding origin of replication complex subunit 1-like, producing the protein MDLSASPSKSKLRSSLAKPIAASTEPQMDLCTPCRPTPKRKSKSATTPAPVSPANPSTIRRSRRLLETPTKAAPEVPVKATPTPVARGKRAAPSPKTPAQREPKRQRRQPRKRAYYRKVVYDGGEFEVGDDVYVKRREDAESDAEDPEEECRVCFRAGGGVMVECDECLGGFHLRCVRPPLRRVPEGDWACPYCEAERAGKAVERPRPPKGKRIVRTAKEKLLSSDLWAARIESLWREPDGTFRAKVRWYIIPEETAAGRQPHNLRRELYHTNDLGDIEMETILRHCSVMCPKDFRDANDGGDDVFYCEYEYDIHWHNFKRLADIDDEPETREDPNDEPYIAGNDYNSDTDEDSEYDEEEEPKSCFSARRNQSHELAANSRKGRTYGLQKIGIRKIPEHVRCHQKTELEKAKATLLLATLPKSLPCRDKEMEEISTFVKDAICNDQCLGRCLYIHGVPGTGKTMSVLAVMRRLRSEFNSGTLNPYCFIEINGLKLASPENIYKVIYEQLSGHRVGWKKALHYLTEHFSGVSKIGKQANQPIILLIDELDLLLTRNQSVLYNILDWPTKPNSNLVVIGIANTMDLPEKLLPRISSRMGIQRLCFGPYNFRQLQEIITSRLKGIDAFEEQAIEFASRKVAAMSGDARRALEICRRAAEFADYRIKQSGQTSANKGDGVVCMRDIEAAIQEVFQAPHIQVMKNCPKFGKVILVAMVHELYKSGLGEVTFDKLATTVLSWCHANREFLPGYDTLMKICCKFGESKIILCEEGSKHKLQKVQLNYPSDDVTFALKESPDLPWLSKYL; encoded by the exons ATGGATCTCTCCGCCAGCCCCTCCAAATCCAAGCTCAGATCCTCGCTGGCGAAGCCAATCGCCGCCTCCACCGAGCCTCAGATGGACCTCTGCACTCCGTGCAGGCCCACGCCCAAGCGGAAGTCCAAATCGgcgaccacgccggcgccggtgtCCCCGGCGAACCCATCCACCATCCGACgctcccgccgcctcctcgaaaCTCCCACGAAGGCAGCTCCAGAGGTGCCCGTGAAGGCTACGCCGACCCCCGTCGCCAGGGGCAagcgcgccgcgccgtcgcccaaAACCCCTGCCCAGCGCGAGCccaagcggcagcggcggcagccgaGAAAGAGAGCGTACTACCGGAAGGTGGTGTACGACGGCGGGGAGTTCGAGGTCGGGGACGACGTGTACGTGAAGCGTCGGGAGGATGCGGAGTCGGACGCGGAGGACCCAGAGGAGGAGTGCCGCGTGTGCTTCCGCGCCGGAGGCGGGGTGATGGTGGAATGCGACGAATGCCTCGGCGGGTTCCACCTGCGGTGCGTGCGCCCGCCGCTGCGCCGAGTGCCCGAAGGGGATTGGGCGTGCCCGTACTGCGAGGCTGAGCGCGCTGGCAAGGCAGTCGAGCGGCCCAGGCCTCCTAAGGGGAAGCGCATCGTGAGAACTGCCAAGGAGAAACTCCTCTCCAGTGATTTGTGGGCTGCGCGCATCGAGAG TTTATGGAGGGAGCCAGATGGCACATTCCGGGCGAAGGTAAGGTGGTACATTATCCCTGAAGAGACTGCAGCAGGAAGGCAGCCACATAATTTGCGGAGAGAACTGTACCATACCAATGATCTTGGTGACATTGAG ATGGAAACAATCCTTAGACATTGTTCTGTAATGTGCCCCAAAGACTTCAGGGATGCCAACGATGGAGGGGATGATGTATTTTATTGTGAATATGAGTATGATATACACTGGCATAATTTTAAGCGTTTGGCTGACATTGACGATGAGCCTGAG ACAAGGGAAGATCCCAATGATGAGCCTTACATTGCTGGTAACGATTATAACAGTGATACAGATGAAGATTCAGAAtatgatgaggaggaagaacctAAATCATGTTTCTCTGCCAGAAGGAATCAATCACATGAGTTGGCGGCG AATTCAAGGAAGGGTAGGACATATGGCCTACAAAAAATTGGGATACGTAAAATTCCTGAGCATGTTCGGTGCCACCAAAAgactgagctggagaaggcgaaAGCAACCCTGTTACTGGCAACTCTTCCTAAGTCATTGCCTTGCAGGGATAA AGAAATGGAGGAgatatctacatttgtgaaggATGCAATTTGTAATGACCAATGTCTAGGACGCTGCCTTTATATCCATGGTGTACCTGGTACTGGCAAG ACAATGAGTGTACTTGCTGTTATGAGGAGGCTGAGATCTGAATTTAATTCCGGAACTCTGAATCCATATTGTTTTATAGAAATTAATGGCCTTAAATTAGCTTCTCCTGAGAATATCTACAAG GTTATATATGAACAGTTGAGTGGGCATAGGGTTGGGTGGAAAAAGGCTCTTCACTATTTAACAGAGCATTTTTCAGGTGTTTCGAAAATTGGAAAGCAAGCAAACCAGCCAATTATTTTACTCATTGATGAGCTTGATCTTCTTTTGACAAGAAACCAGTCG GTTCTCTATAACATTCTTGATTGGCCCACCAAACCAAATTCCAACCTAGTTGTTATAG GTATAGCAAACACAATGGATCTCCCTGAAAAGTTATTGCCTCGTATATCTAGTCGGATGGGTATCCAACGACTGTGTTTTGGCCCATACAATTTTCGGCAGTTGCAGGAAATTATAACTAGTCGTCTGAAGGGTATTGATGCCTTTGAGGAACAGGCTATTGAATTTGCTTCTAGAAAG GTAGCTGCCATGTCAGGTGATGCTAGGCGAGCTTTAGAAATTTGCAGACGGGCAGCAGAGTTCGCAGACTACCGTATCAAACAGTCTGGACAGACTTCTGCAAATAAAG GAGATGGTGTTGTTTGCATGCGTGATATAGAAGCTGCTATTCAGGAAGTCTTTCAGGCACCACATATTCAA GTGATGAAGAACTGCCCAAAGTTTGGAAAAGTTATTTTGGTTGCTATGGTCCATGAATTGTACAAAAGTGGACTAGGTGAAGTAACTTTTGATAAG TTAGCAACAACAGTTCTCTCCTGGTGCCACGCTAATAGAGAATTCTTGCCTGGATATGACACTCTCATGAAAATCTG CTGCAAGTTTGGTGAAAGCAAGATCATCCTCTGTGAAGAAGGTAGTAAGCACAAGTTGCAGAAGGTGCAGCTAAACTACCCAAG TGATGATGTAACCTTTGCCCTCAAGGAATCCCCCGATCTTCCTTGGTTGTCCAAGTACTTGTGA